From the genome of Bos mutus isolate GX-2022 unplaced genomic scaffold, NWIPB_WYAK_1.1 CTG238, whole genome shotgun sequence, one region includes:
- the LOC102271508 gene encoding transcription elongation factor A protein-like 3, with translation MEKVYIENEGNLDNEGKPEDEVQPENEGESNEKEKLEVEKRSEQEPEVQNERKPDNERQPAGEGKQEKQGKSEAEGNPLREGKPESQAKPESQSHAAEKRPAEDYVPRKAKRKTDRKTEDSPTDCRFSGLWQ, from the coding sequence ATGGAGAAGGTCTACatagaaaatgaaggaaacttAGACAATGAAGGAAAGCCAGAAGATGAAGTACAGCCTGAAAATGAAGGAGAgtcaaatgagaaagaaaagctaGAAGTGGAGAAGAGGTCAGAACAGGAACCAGAGGTCCAGAATGAGAGGAAACCAGACAATGAGAGACAACCAGCAGGTGAGGGGAAGCAAGAAAAGCAGGGCAAGTCCGAAGCTGAGGGAAATCCACTCAGGGAGGGCAAGCCGGAATCCCAGGCAAAGCCAGAGAGCCAGTCTCACGCTGCCGAAAAGCGCCCTGCTGAAGATTATGTGCCCcggaaggcaaaaagaaaaacggACAGGAAGACAGAGGATTCCCCCACAGACTGCAGATTCTCTGGGTTATGGCAGTAG